From a region of the Alkalihalobacillus sp. TS-13 genome:
- a CDS encoding NADPH-dependent FMN reductase: protein MQKIAIIIGSTRPGRNGEAVAQWVHSVAKERTDAEFEIVDIADFNLPLLDEPMGALSGQYTKSHTKKWSEKIASFDGYIFVTPEYNHATSGALKNAIDFLFKEWNNKAAGFVGYGGNGGTRAVENLRLIMGELMVADVRAQVALSLFTDFENFKNLKPAAHQVESVNIMIDQVISWSDALSVLRN, encoded by the coding sequence ATGCAAAAAATAGCGATTATCATCGGAAGTACTAGACCAGGACGAAATGGTGAGGCAGTTGCTCAATGGGTACACAGTGTTGCGAAGGAGCGTACGGATGCCGAATTTGAGATTGTCGATATTGCAGATTTTAATCTTCCGTTGCTCGATGAGCCAATGGGGGCATTATCAGGACAGTACACCAAGTCCCATACGAAAAAATGGTCTGAAAAAATTGCTTCCTTCGATGGTTATATCTTCGTTACGCCTGAATATAACCATGCCACGTCCGGCGCACTTAAAAATGCAATTGACTTTCTGTTTAAGGAATGGAACAACAAAGCTGCAGGTTTTGTAGGATATGGTGGCAATGGAGGGACGCGTGCGGTTGAGAACTTGCGGCTGATCATGGGGGAACTTATGGTTGCTGACGTCCGTGCACAAGTTGCACTTTCGCTTTTTACAGATTTTGAGAATTTCAAAAATTTAAAGCCAGCTGCCCATCAGGTAGAATCGGTCAATATAATGATTGACCAAGTTATTTCTTGGAGCGATGCATTGAGTGTTTTGCGAAATTAA
- a CDS encoding alpha/beta hydrolase encodes MKIIRLLVTLSSSVLLTSLLFQPSFVSYADSLEGKKCSTYKIPVSLAPDLPKEYNVVGKLCSKESLEGKTLQVLVHGFTMGKSYWDLPYQPEKYSYVNRQIQAGYVTFSLDRIGVGESDHPPGSKITVDSNAYVVQQVIEQLRSGMGGVKFSKLILVGHSLGSIISVAVAKNVDVDGLILTGMLHDMDPETVEYEVSHSQPANLDPKFKDENLPPDYLSIQYPARKKLFFYNADPALLELDDKELRQTGTTGELSTFGEYNDPNFAQGIDTPIFLVVGDKDPLLCNEQLPCTDGATIVNREKEYFSNPDTLLEGYVVKNASHNLTYERNAPDFFQAVLDWVNRKVGPKVK; translated from the coding sequence TTGAAGATAATTCGTTTGCTTGTGACACTTAGTAGTAGCGTTCTACTTACCTCGCTGCTCTTTCAACCATCTTTTGTATCCTATGCTGATTCACTTGAAGGGAAAAAGTGTAGTACTTACAAAATTCCTGTGTCCTTAGCCCCGGATTTGCCTAAAGAATACAATGTTGTAGGGAAGCTTTGTAGTAAGGAATCATTGGAAGGGAAAACACTACAAGTCCTCGTTCATGGCTTTACGATGGGAAAATCTTATTGGGATTTACCCTATCAACCAGAAAAATATTCATACGTGAACAGACAGATTCAAGCTGGCTATGTCACGTTTAGTCTCGATCGTATCGGTGTCGGTGAAAGTGATCATCCACCAGGATCTAAAATAACTGTTGACAGCAATGCTTATGTGGTACAACAAGTGATTGAACAGCTTCGTTCTGGAATGGGTGGCGTGAAATTTTCCAAATTGATATTAGTTGGTCATTCACTAGGTTCCATTATTTCGGTTGCTGTTGCGAAGAATGTGGATGTCGATGGCTTGATTCTCACAGGCATGCTCCATGATATGGATCCTGAAACGGTTGAATATGAAGTTTCTCATTCACAACCAGCGAATCTTGATCCCAAATTTAAGGATGAAAACTTGCCACCAGACTATCTTTCGATCCAATATCCAGCACGAAAAAAGCTTTTTTTCTATAATGCTGATCCCGCTTTACTCGAGTTGGATGATAAGGAACTACGACAAACAGGAACCACAGGTGAATTATCTACATTTGGAGAATATAACGATCCTAATTTTGCACAAGGTATTGATACTCCCATCTTCTTGGTTGTGGGAGATAAAGATCCTTTGCTTTGTAATGAACAATTACCTTGCACTGATGGTGCGACCATTGTCAATCGCGAAAAAGAATATTTCTCCAATCCAGATACGTTACTAGAAGGATATGTTGTGAAAAACGCGAGCCATAACCTTACCTACGAACGTAACGCTCCTGATTTTTTTCAAGCAGTCCTAGATTGGGTGAATCGCAAAGTAGGACCGAAAGTTAAATGA
- a CDS encoding sensor histidine kinase, with protein sequence MQLIHKLRQFQMFPKRYGILPYVFVVYILMPAFILINETGWKAIFGYVMLALFLISYRQFYFSIMIDEYQYPVWLIGQMLIIFIFGIFYNPNLLFLGFFPANFIGWFPKNRHFYSGLIMLWIIELVPLVYHLYFTQTTYNLYYLFPFIIIMLFIPFGIRSMGKRMELEKQLERANAKIDKYAKREERMRIARDLHDTLGHTLSLITLKSQLIERLTTVDPERIKLEAKEIEKTSRAALKQVRELVSDMRAVKLSDELIEIKKIFQTAGVIFNIELDVDFDEITPLTQNIISMCLKESTTNVIKHSQAKQCSIKINQSSSALNITVEDNGIGFVEKDLNGNGLSGMKERLALIDGELFISSQNGTIVKMKIPIVQKSEKAGAVL encoded by the coding sequence ATGCAATTAATTCATAAACTTAGGCAATTTCAGATGTTCCCGAAAAGATACGGTATCCTTCCATACGTTTTCGTAGTATATATATTGATGCCAGCATTCATTTTAATAAACGAAACTGGATGGAAGGCGATATTCGGCTATGTGATGCTGGCTTTATTTCTTATTTCATATCGACAGTTTTATTTTTCGATAATGATTGATGAATATCAATATCCAGTCTGGCTGATTGGGCAGATGCTGATTATCTTCATCTTCGGTATTTTTTACAATCCAAATCTTTTATTTTTGGGATTCTTCCCAGCCAACTTCATCGGTTGGTTTCCGAAGAATCGGCATTTTTATAGTGGATTGATTATGTTGTGGATAATAGAGCTTGTACCGCTGGTCTACCACTTATATTTTACCCAGACTACTTATAACTTGTATTATCTATTTCCATTTATTATTATCATGTTATTTATACCGTTTGGTATAAGATCGATGGGTAAACGTATGGAATTAGAGAAGCAACTTGAAAGAGCTAATGCAAAGATCGATAAATATGCCAAACGAGAGGAACGGATGCGGATCGCACGGGACCTTCATGACACACTTGGTCATACATTGTCCCTTATTACATTGAAAAGTCAGTTGATTGAACGTTTGACGACTGTAGATCCCGAACGGATAAAATTAGAAGCAAAAGAAATTGAAAAAACATCACGTGCGGCTTTAAAACAGGTACGTGAGTTGGTTTCAGATATGAGAGCAGTCAAGTTATCAGATGAACTGATCGAGATCAAAAAAATTTTTCAAACTGCAGGGGTCATTTTTAACATAGAGTTAGACGTAGATTTCGATGAAATAACACCTCTTACACAAAACATTATCAGTATGTGTCTAAAGGAATCGACCACCAATGTCATTAAACATAGTCAGGCAAAACAGTGCTCTATCAAGATTAACCAGTCATCAAGTGCTTTAAACATTACTGTAGAAGATAATGGGATCGGTTTTGTGGAAAAAGACCTGAATGGTAACGGGTTAAGCGGTATGAAGGAACGATTGGCGCTGATTGATGGTGAATTGTTCATCTCCAGTCAAAACGGAACGATTGTTAAAATGAAAATACCGATTGTACAGAAATCGGAGAAAGCAGGTGCCGTTTTATGA
- a CDS encoding response regulator transcription factor — protein MIRILIAEDQQMLLGALGSLLDMEEDMEVIGQAMNGKEALGLINKFNPDVFLTDIEMPFYSGLEVAEKLKKQSNSCRVIILTTFARPGYFERAVKADVHGYLLKDGSIEELSDSIRKVVQGHRVYTPELMINVMRKENPLTDREQEILKLAASGMKTKEITENLYLSHGTVRNYMSEIIHKLESKNRIEAVSIAEKKGWI, from the coding sequence ATGATTCGGATCCTGATCGCAGAGGATCAACAAATGCTTTTGGGTGCACTAGGTTCTTTGCTTGATATGGAAGAAGATATGGAAGTGATTGGACAAGCAATGAATGGTAAAGAGGCTTTAGGTTTGATAAATAAATTTAATCCCGATGTTTTTTTAACAGATATCGAAATGCCTTTTTACAGTGGACTAGAAGTCGCAGAAAAACTAAAAAAACAATCCAATTCATGTAGAGTTATCATCCTAACCACATTTGCTCGCCCTGGCTATTTTGAACGGGCTGTAAAAGCTGATGTCCATGGATATTTATTAAAGGATGGCTCAATTGAAGAATTGTCTGATTCGATCCGGAAGGTTGTCCAAGGGCATCGAGTGTATACTCCTGAACTAATGATTAATGTTATGAGGAAAGAAAATCCTTTAACTGATAGAGAGCAAGAAATATTGAAACTAGCTGCCTCCGGAATGAAGACAAAAGAGATCACTGAAAATTTGTATCTTTCCCACGGGACAGTACGGAACTACATGTCAGAAATAATTCATAAATTAGAATCAAAAAACCGGATCGAAGCGGTAAGCATCGCTGAAAAAAAAGGTTGGATCTGA
- a CDS encoding DUF2207 domain-containing protein, with translation MLKRFIPFMIVGLLMLLFPAQALAVEYSITRTQIDAFLQENGNVKVKETHTYLFEGDFNGITRELIPKEGTKITGFKASEDGKSLKVEKEDHLYKVHRKGEDETVTVNLNYIIRDGVDVYSDVAEFYWPFFDQSNESTYENLTVTVHPPSGTDDVIAFGYDEAYNTETIQSDGTVVFHFGEVPDNTKGNIRVAVDLQLFPTATASEKTMKDEILKAEQELHEQVTAREDRRELLSTIAMIGIPGFTVVLLLLVFLYWKKSLDLKRAVEREADLSCNVPKQRMSLPATIYFTYYKQLRSEALSAALLDLVRKEFVEQVSDERFRVVDRKNALNHETILIEWLFDEIGSNGAFSLDDLTRYAKQKKNHEKYRYYQAKWREAVGKEVKGHDLYGKTAKHRWIVGLSCILLLPFLILFPMYGLFLSFIITLVLLVSVFIYIIGYNPKTWEGALISFEWKAFSERLKRLNAEDWKGWTEEERTRTFIYGLGTKNESMMEKNEEFTKAFYNPKASHSEAAYSTTDLTTMLLLSSTITSGFESADKSAGAGAAASSSTSSGGGGSGAF, from the coding sequence ATGCTGAAACGATTCATTCCTTTCATGATCGTTGGTTTATTGATGTTATTGTTTCCAGCGCAAGCGCTAGCGGTGGAGTATTCGATCACTCGCACCCAAATCGACGCATTTTTGCAAGAAAATGGAAACGTAAAAGTTAAAGAAACGCACACATACTTGTTTGAAGGAGATTTTAACGGAATCACAAGAGAACTGATTCCAAAAGAAGGAACGAAAATAACCGGGTTCAAGGCATCTGAAGATGGAAAATCCTTAAAGGTTGAAAAGGAAGATCATCTTTATAAAGTCCACCGGAAGGGCGAAGACGAAACGGTCACGGTCAACCTCAATTACATAATCAGGGATGGCGTCGATGTCTACTCGGATGTTGCAGAGTTCTATTGGCCGTTCTTTGATCAAAGCAATGAGTCCACCTATGAAAACCTAACCGTAACCGTCCACCCTCCATCAGGAACGGACGATGTCATCGCATTCGGCTATGATGAAGCCTACAATACAGAAACGATTCAATCAGATGGAACAGTTGTTTTTCATTTCGGCGAGGTTCCTGACAATACGAAGGGGAATATCCGAGTTGCAGTTGATCTGCAGCTCTTTCCAACTGCAACCGCTTCTGAAAAAACGATGAAGGACGAAATTCTCAAGGCGGAACAGGAGCTGCACGAACAGGTGACAGCAAGAGAAGATAGGCGTGAATTGCTTTCAACGATTGCGATGATTGGGATTCCTGGCTTTACCGTCGTCTTGCTTTTACTCGTTTTTCTATACTGGAAAAAAAGCCTCGACCTCAAGCGAGCGGTTGAACGGGAAGCCGATCTTTCCTGCAATGTTCCGAAGCAGCGCATGAGCCTGCCGGCAACCATCTATTTCACCTACTATAAACAGCTCCGATCAGAAGCATTGTCGGCGGCATTGCTTGATTTGGTGCGAAAAGAATTCGTTGAACAGGTTTCTGACGAACGTTTCCGTGTCGTCGATCGAAAGAACGCATTGAATCATGAAACAATCTTGATCGAATGGCTGTTTGATGAAATCGGCAGCAATGGAGCGTTCAGCTTGGATGATTTGACCCGATACGCGAAACAAAAGAAAAACCATGAAAAATACCGTTATTACCAGGCCAAATGGCGTGAAGCAGTCGGAAAAGAAGTGAAGGGACATGACTTATATGGAAAAACAGCGAAGCATCGCTGGATCGTCGGCTTATCATGCATCCTACTGTTGCCGTTCCTGATTTTATTCCCGATGTATGGACTGTTTCTATCGTTCATCATCACCCTGGTTCTGCTTGTCTCTGTATTCATCTACATCATTGGCTATAACCCGAAGACATGGGAAGGCGCATTGATTTCATTTGAATGGAAAGCCTTCTCGGAAAGGCTCAAGCGCCTGAATGCAGAAGACTGGAAGGGATGGACAGAGGAAGAACGGACGCGTACCTTCATCTACGGCTTAGGAACGAAAAATGAAAGCATGATGGAGAAAAATGAAGAGTTTACGAAAGCCTTCTACAACCCGAAGGCGAGTCACTCCGAGGCAGCTTACTCTACAACGGATCTCACAACAATGCTCCTATTGTCTTCTACTATTACATCCGGTTTCGAATCCGCTGACAAATCGGCAGGAGCAGGAGCAGCAGCAAGCAGCTCCACCAGTTCAGGAGGAGGCGGTTCAGGAGCCTTTTAG
- a CDS encoding SDR family oxidoreductase, whose amino-acid sequence MKRVLVAGATGYLGRYIVTALKNQGFYTKVLVRHPNKLTQPGKFLDPPIPNVDEVTIGDITKPETLKHICNNIDYVFSSVGITRQKDGLTFHNVDYQGNINLLKEAESSQVDKFMYIHVCLDDDLKEAGPLIEAKKRFVKALIESNVDHIIVRPTGYFSDLTQFLNMAKKGRVYLIGDGRTRMNPIHGEDLARFCIQSFSETNQILEIGGPEILTYEQIIQHAFDVFNQKKNIIHIPVGLLKPVSVGIGFFSKHHYGLYQFFINAMTHDVIAPMYGNHKIKDYFNAIV is encoded by the coding sequence ATGAAACGGGTATTAGTTGCAGGTGCCACGGGTTATCTCGGCAGGTATATTGTAACGGCATTAAAGAATCAAGGATTTTACACAAAAGTTTTGGTAAGACATCCAAATAAATTGACCCAACCAGGGAAATTCCTAGATCCTCCTATCCCAAATGTTGATGAAGTAACTATTGGTGACATCACAAAACCAGAAACATTAAAACATATTTGTAATAACATTGACTATGTTTTTTCCTCAGTTGGCATTACAAGGCAAAAAGATGGTTTGACCTTTCATAATGTTGATTATCAAGGGAATATCAACTTACTAAAGGAAGCTGAAAGTAGCCAGGTCGATAAATTTATGTATATCCATGTTTGCCTCGACGATGATTTGAAGGAAGCAGGGCCCTTGATTGAAGCGAAAAAGCGTTTTGTTAAAGCGTTAATAGAGTCAAACGTTGATCATATTATAGTCAGACCTACTGGGTATTTTTCCGACTTAACACAGTTCTTGAATATGGCAAAAAAAGGTAGAGTCTACTTGATAGGTGACGGAAGAACGAGAATGAATCCGATTCATGGTGAAGACTTGGCACGATTTTGTATACAATCGTTCTCCGAGACAAATCAAATTCTTGAAATTGGCGGGCCTGAAATCCTTACATATGAACAAATCATACAACATGCTTTTGATGTATTCAACCAGAAGAAAAACATAATACACATTCCAGTTGGCTTACTAAAGCCGGTATCTGTCGGGATAGGATTTTTCAGTAAACATCATTATGGGTTATACCAATTTTTCATAAACGCGATGACCCATGATGTAATTGCACCAATGTACGGAAACCATAAGATCAAGGATTATTTTAATGCTATTGTTTAA
- a CDS encoding TetR/AcrR family transcriptional regulator encodes METYNHDKRFKKGEKTRLHILNSAVELIASNGLRSLSTAKLAKASRVSKSTIFHHFNSSEEVLMAALNLVFEEMQKLNRKETYMNVEDFLQTLGDSMFQTPEPSLTFFKAFLSFSHESLFNPAYRDIIISFVDQMERFFYIELSKLVPSTIDPAKVKTAATLILPIMDGIGYHYLLNNDVEKYRKIWFIQINSIVQMLNPS; translated from the coding sequence TTGGAAACATACAATCATGACAAACGTTTTAAAAAAGGCGAGAAAACACGCCTTCATATCTTGAATTCGGCTGTTGAACTGATTGCAAGCAACGGATTAAGATCATTATCAACCGCAAAGTTAGCTAAAGCTAGTAGAGTGAGTAAAAGCACTATATTCCACCATTTTAACTCGAGTGAGGAAGTTTTGATGGCCGCGTTGAATCTAGTGTTTGAGGAAATGCAGAAATTGAACAGAAAAGAAACATACATGAATGTGGAAGATTTTCTCCAGACACTCGGTGATTCTATGTTTCAAACGCCGGAACCGTCTCTTACTTTTTTTAAGGCATTTCTTTCATTTTCTCATGAAAGTTTGTTCAATCCTGCTTATCGAGATATAATTATTTCCTTTGTGGATCAGATGGAGCGTTTCTTTTACATTGAACTTTCAAAACTTGTACCTTCCACAATCGATCCAGCTAAGGTCAAAACTGCAGCTACACTTATCCTTCCAATCATGGATGGCATCGGATATCATTATCTGCTAAACAATGATGTTGAAAAGTATCGGAAAATCTGGTTCATTCAAATAAACAGTATCGTTCAAATGCTTAATCCATCATAG